A window from Clostridium omnivorum encodes these proteins:
- a CDS encoding BppU family phage baseplate upper protein: MINEINHNIDIDLANKINMITNFQIKKNDTNSHKFIINIYNNSLAYNLTGLSAKIYFQKADNTKVFSDCTIDDALNGKISCILSTQCLSYAGVVAAEITIFGTNNEVLTSITFNFSVVDTIRDDNAIQSTNEFTALTQALVKVDAWDAQFQTKYDGLEAQYATDLTEVKTSLNDIPNQINNAVAPKANQVDLDTQKGRIDNLVSTSSSSYYEKTTSGTAGALLVVSSGATTGQINLSSVTPVAIGYTPVVGDYVRLVYGVASGSTELIDLRTDIYGYTFSTVGNAVRKQINTLNSAADIQGYISQDVTYVANARGTDGATTNPTGFHIDFAVSEGDVLKVSGNNYQAAYPLYVLLNSSGGVVSYYTDSTNEQLTDISVTIPKNVATISVNCFAKSTGAIKKLTKTKMSEIIDTDTDYHVEDIAIGFGYAQSDGSFHATLGYHGIINVKPGDQLKLSGSYLNANYPLGWYSYKGTITGSITGGAVVGYIYDYAYTVPNGVDKIYINSDVKDNLMVKRNKKRTVVEQINVKLNNKARNKTIVWFGTSIPAGCYNSADSNTSYPMIIASMLGANVINEAISSSPVHCRQDNLVDASTNPYGFKDNYKTCAYALAGSLAEKEWLITNYQSSIFTSQKYTTMTDSDKEYIRNCSYERKLDKYLTASNFPDLFVFDHGRNDMFSYHDWNYSSADQFSLFNFQGAMNFLINRILAFNPKAKIIIIGHYTNQARLVSEPVQDFPTQITTSQQAVADDWELPIFKLWEKTGWSQKQITNNSVTKTVLNWWLPDDLHPHSDTSGKAIKHIANLIAPFIRDNIG; the protein is encoded by the coding sequence GATATAGATCTAGCAAATAAAATAAATATGATAACAAATTTTCAAATAAAGAAAAATGATACAAATAGCCATAAATTTATTATTAATATTTATAATAATTCTTTAGCCTATAATTTAACAGGCCTTTCAGCTAAAATATATTTTCAAAAGGCTGATAATACAAAAGTATTCTCAGATTGCACTATAGATGATGCTTTAAATGGGAAAATAAGTTGTATATTAAGTACTCAATGTTTAAGTTATGCTGGTGTAGTAGCAGCTGAAATAACTATTTTTGGTACAAATAATGAAGTTTTGACTTCAATTACTTTTAATTTTAGCGTTGTAGATACTATTCGAGATGATAATGCAATACAAAGTACTAATGAGTTCACAGCCCTCACACAAGCATTAGTAAAAGTTGATGCCTGGGATGCTCAATTTCAAACTAAATATGATGGTCTAGAAGCACAATATGCCACAGATCTAACAGAAGTAAAGACGTCTTTGAATGATATTCCGAATCAAATAAATAATGCCGTAGCACCAAAAGCAAACCAAGTTGATTTAGATACACAAAAGGGAAGAATAGATAATTTAGTATCCACATCAAGTTCTTCATATTATGAAAAAACTACAAGCGGAACTGCTGGAGCATTATTAGTTGTAAGTAGTGGTGCAACTACAGGACAAATAAATCTTTCAAGCGTAACACCTGTAGCCATAGGATATACTCCAGTTGTAGGTGATTATGTAAGACTTGTATATGGTGTTGCTAGTGGTAGTACCGAATTAATTGACTTAAGAACGGATATATATGGTTATACATTTAGTACGGTAGGCAATGCAGTAAGAAAGCAAATAAACACTTTAAATAGTGCAGCTGATATACAAGGCTATATAAGCCAAGATGTTACTTATGTAGCAAATGCAAGAGGAACAGATGGAGCAACCACTAATCCAACAGGTTTTCATATAGATTTTGCAGTATCAGAAGGTGATGTATTAAAAGTAAGTGGTAATAATTATCAAGCAGCTTACCCCCTTTACGTTTTACTAAATAGCAGTGGTGGAGTTGTAAGTTATTATACAGATTCAACTAATGAACAATTAACAGATATATCAGTAACTATACCTAAAAATGTAGCAACAATATCTGTAAACTGCTTTGCTAAAAGCACTGGAGCAATAAAAAAATTAACTAAAACTAAAATGTCAGAAATTATTGATACAGATACTGATTATCATGTAGAGGATATTGCAATAGGCTTTGGATATGCACAAAGCGATGGCTCTTTTCATGCAACTTTAGGTTATCATGGAATAATTAATGTTAAGCCAGGGGACCAATTAAAATTAAGTGGTTCATACTTAAATGCTAACTATCCTTTAGGATGGTATTCTTACAAAGGAACTATAACAGGAAGTATTACAGGTGGAGCAGTAGTAGGGTATATCTATGATTATGCGTATACAGTACCAAACGGTGTCGACAAAATATATATAAATAGTGATGTAAAAGACAATCTTATGGTTAAAAGAAATAAGAAAAGAACTGTTGTTGAGCAAATAAATGTAAAATTAAATAATAAAGCAAGAAATAAAACCATTGTATGGTTTGGTACTTCAATCCCAGCAGGATGTTATAATTCTGCTGATTCCAATACAAGTTATCCAATGATTATAGCAAGTATGCTTGGTGCTAATGTAATAAATGAAGCTATATCAAGTTCTCCAGTACATTGTAGGCAAGATAATTTAGTTGATGCATCTACTAATCCATATGGGTTTAAGGACAATTATAAAACTTGTGCTTATGCTCTTGCTGGAAGTCTAGCCGAAAAGGAATGGCTTATTACAAATTATCAGAGCAGTATTTTTACAAGCCAAAAATATACTACAATGACTGATAGTGATAAAGAATATATAAGAAATTGTAGCTATGAAAGGAAACTAGACAAATATCTAACTGCAAGTAATTTTCCTGACTTATTTGTATTTGACCATGGTAGAAATGATATGTTTAGTTACCATGATTGGAATTATTCATCAGCAGACCAATTTTCGTTATTTAATTTTCAAGGTGCTATGAATTTTTTAATAAATAGAATACTAGCTTTTAATCCTAAAGCAAAAATTATTATTATCGGGCATTATACCAATCAGGCAAGATTAGTTTCTGAACCTGTTCAAGACTTTCCTACTCAAATAACTACGTCTCAACAAGCAGTTGCGGACGATTGGGAATTACCAATATTTAAGCTATGGGAAAAGACAGGTTGGTCACAAAAACAAATTACAAATAATAGTGTAACTAAAACAGTTTTAAATTGGTGGCTTCCAGATGATTTACACCCACATAGCGATACAAGTGGTAAAGCAATCAAGCATATAGCTAATTTGATAGCACCGTTTATTAGAGATAATATAGGATAG
- a CDS encoding phage tail spike protein, protein MINVYDSKETNFNHNGLVVLSDTISSPITEELNGSYEVELEYPFDARGKWKYLLEGNIIKVDGQLFRIYHKFKNLASIKLNARHIFYDLLDNLLEDVRPTDLTGYAALDWILNRTQYTHTFTSMGDVGGTNTRYFIRVNPVDAIMGKDGIINTWGGELVRDNFTIKLLQARGLDRGVLIAYGKNIQGIEETLDIDGICTRLMPIGKNGLLLSEKYIDSPYINNFPHPKIRVVEFSDCEDEASLRTAAQKYMLDNKIDIPKFNYKIDFIELSKTEEYKHYAVLETVYLGDTVTIKHNKLGINLKAKVIKTIKNPLTNRLEKIELGSFKANIANSINTSIQSVKNEIIQVKSDYQKAIDNATALITGSKGGNVVIRQDENKHPYEILIMDTTDVNTAGNVWRWNMGGFGHSSTGINGPYDTAITQDGHIVGTFITALVIAGEQIKTGIITSIDGKVSIGIDDGSGVNVIGGALTLKNGNNEVIIDGQHNMHKIIITGFTTITLAPGEYSKWATINHNLGYVPAFSAYVYSDFNNVYSPVPYTPLGQNLGTGELVLGESVEARISSTKLEFVYMRNNTFINSTFTVNIKYFIYKEVAF, encoded by the coding sequence TTGATAAATGTTTATGATAGTAAAGAAACTAATTTCAATCACAATGGATTAGTTGTGTTAAGTGATACTATTTCATCACCAATAACAGAAGAACTCAATGGATCATATGAAGTTGAACTTGAATATCCTTTTGATGCTAGAGGAAAATGGAAATATCTTTTAGAAGGAAATATCATAAAAGTTGATGGCCAATTGTTTCGTATATATCATAAATTTAAGAATTTGGCATCAATAAAACTAAATGCAAGGCATATTTTCTATGACTTATTAGATAACCTTCTTGAAGATGTAAGACCAACAGATTTAACTGGTTATGCAGCATTAGATTGGATTTTAAATCGTACTCAGTATACTCATACTTTTACAAGCATGGGGGATGTCGGAGGAACTAATACACGATATTTTATAAGAGTTAATCCTGTTGATGCAATTATGGGTAAAGACGGAATAATTAATACATGGGGTGGGGAATTAGTAAGAGATAATTTCACAATAAAGCTTTTACAAGCCAGAGGACTTGATAGAGGAGTTCTAATTGCTTATGGTAAGAATATTCAAGGCATAGAAGAAACTCTTGATATAGACGGTATATGTACTCGTTTAATGCCTATTGGAAAAAATGGTTTGTTATTATCTGAAAAATATATTGATAGCCCTTATATCAATAATTTTCCACATCCTAAAATTAGAGTAGTTGAATTTAGTGATTGTGAAGATGAAGCATCATTGAGAACTGCAGCTCAAAAGTATATGTTAGATAATAAAATAGACATACCTAAATTTAATTATAAAATTGATTTTATAGAGCTATCAAAAACGGAAGAATATAAGCATTACGCTGTACTTGAAACTGTTTATCTTGGTGATACAGTAACTATAAAACATAATAAATTAGGTATTAATCTTAAGGCTAAAGTTATTAAAACAATTAAAAATCCATTAACTAATAGGCTTGAAAAAATTGAATTAGGAAGTTTTAAAGCTAATATTGCAAATAGTATAAATACAAGTATTCAATCTGTAAAAAATGAGATTATACAAGTTAAAAGTGATTATCAAAAAGCAATAGATAATGCTACAGCATTAATAACAGGAAGTAAAGGCGGTAATGTAGTAATTAGACAGGATGAAAATAAACATCCTTATGAAATTCTTATAATGGATACTACTGATGTTAATACTGCTGGAAATGTATGGCGTTGGAATATGGGTGGGTTTGGACATAGTTCAACTGGAATTAATGGTCCTTATGATACTGCAATTACACAAGATGGCCACATAGTTGGTACATTTATTACTGCGCTGGTTATTGCAGGTGAACAAATTAAAACAGGTATCATTACAAGTATTGATGGTAAAGTTAGTATAGGAATTGATGATGGTTCAGGAGTTAATGTTATTGGAGGAGCACTTACATTAAAAAACGGTAATAATGAAGTTATTATTGATGGTCAACATAATATGCATAAGATTATTATAACTGGTTTTACAACAATAACATTAGCACCAGGAGAATATTCAAAATGGGCTACAATAAATCATAATTTAGGTTATGTACCAGCATTTTCAGCTTACGTATATAGTGACTTCAATAATGTTTATAGCCCAGTTCCGTATACTCCTTTAGGACAAAATCTAGGGACTGGTGAACTTGTACTTGGTGAGTCGGTTGAAGCCAGAATTTCATCTACTAAACTAGAATTCGTATATATGAGAAATAACACCTTTATAAATTCTACATTCACAGTAAATATAAAATATTTCATATACAAGGAGGTTGCATTCTAA
- a CDS encoding phage holin family protein, giving the protein MDKENLLKSLVAGAGTIFTYLFGAWDTALTMLISLMILDYITGLVKAYINKVISSDVGLKGIARKSLILIVLIVAVMLDRLMNTGSWLFRTLVCYFYIANEGISLLENCAQMGLPIPDKLKDALVQLKEGNKKEINDTNQGA; this is encoded by the coding sequence ATGGATAAAGAGAACTTATTAAAATCTTTGGTTGCAGGAGCAGGAACAATTTTTACTTACTTATTCGGTGCTTGGGATACAGCATTAACGATGCTAATAAGTCTTATGATACTGGATTATATCACTGGACTTGTTAAAGCATATATTAATAAAGTTATATCATCTGATGTTGGACTTAAAGGAATTGCTAGAAAAAGTTTGATATTAATAGTATTAATCGTAGCTGTAATGCTAGATAGACTTATGAACACTGGTTCATGGCTATTTAGAACACTGGTTTGTTATTTTTATATTGCCAATGAAGGTATCAGTTTATTAGAAAATTGTGCTCAAATGGGGTTGCCTATTCCAGATAAATTAAAGGATGCATTAGTGCAACTTAAGGAAGGTAATAAAAAAGAAATAAATGATACTAATCAAGGAGCTTAA
- a CDS encoding GH25 family lysozyme, producing MKGIDISSYQQNVDFNQVKNNGVEIVILKASEGKTWQDPTFKDKYNNAKAAGLKVGAYHFLRGNAPQDEASNFLNMIEGLSLDCKLIIDAEVDLGGIETTSNQVKAVKDILVSKGYDVALYSGEYFYNTNLNNSVKDIPLWVAKYSNNKPNVSSYIGWQYSDVGNVPGINGYVDINEFLEGILLTNNCSNGTCNITTPTKETWEFYISGDLVKRLQHELNIQYGFKLDEDGYLGDKSLNALESVAIKHDAKGNITRIIQERLLQLGYKLPRYGADSDFGDETANALYKFQLDRKLIPDMVAGINTFKELFRK from the coding sequence ATGAAAGGGATAGATATATCAAGTTATCAACAAAATGTTGACTTTAATCAAGTTAAAAATAATGGTGTTGAAATTGTAATTTTAAAGGCTTCTGAAGGAAAGACTTGGCAAGATCCTACTTTTAAAGATAAATATAATAATGCTAAAGCTGCAGGGTTAAAAGTAGGAGCATATCACTTTTTAAGAGGTAATGCTCCACAAGATGAAGCAAGTAATTTCTTAAATATGATTGAAGGACTTAGCCTTGATTGTAAACTAATAATTGATGCTGAGGTTGATTTAGGAGGAATTGAAACTACTTCAAATCAGGTTAAAGCAGTTAAAGATATATTAGTTTCAAAAGGTTATGATGTAGCATTATATAGTGGAGAATATTTCTATAATACTAATTTGAATAATAGTGTTAAAGATATTCCTTTATGGGTTGCAAAATATAGTAATAATAAACCTAACGTATCTAGTTATATAGGTTGGCAATATTCTGATGTTGGAAATGTTCCAGGCATAAATGGATATGTTGATATAAATGAGTTTTTAGAAGGAATATTATTAACTAATAATTGCAGTAATGGTACATGCAATATCACAACTCCAACAAAAGAAACATGGGAATTCTATATTAGCGGTGATTTAGTGAAAAGACTTCAACATGAACTTAATATTCAATATGGATTTAAACTTGATGAAGATGGATATCTTGGTGATAAGTCTTTGAATGCTCTTGAAAGTGTTGCAATTAAGCATGATGCTAAAGGTAATATTACAAGAATAATTCAAGAAAGACTGCTGCAATTAGGTTATAAATTGCCTCGTTATGGAGCAGATAGTGACTTTGGTGATGAAACCGCAAATGCATTATATAAGTTTCAATTAGACAGAAAATTAATACCAGATATGGTTGCTGGAATAAATACATTTAAAGAATTGTTTAGAAAATAG
- the xerA gene encoding site-specific tyrosine recombinase/integron integrase, with the protein MYEDFRSNCNEEVIIKIIGKTSLEYPMIDQQKLREILYLSFHNYNVLPIEKSLVASDVEDRIMMYLAVKKLDGLSAKTLKNYKLELFKLSNTIIKPVNLITTNDLRYYLAIRGKNLKSTSLSTVISYLKSFFDWMHQEEFIERDPTRKIKQPKKEKRLRHALTIDEIERLRDACNTVRQRALLETLYATACRLSEIKDLNIDDINFSTLTTRVIGKGNKERIVYLNAKSKLYLQKYLNTRTDKNSALFVSTKHPYGRLGVRAIEREISKIGEQAKIQKQIYPHILRHSFATHALASGMTLDIIQRILGHSDPATTQIYSALNDTAVQQEYKKLNF; encoded by the coding sequence ATGTATGAAGATTTTAGAAGTAATTGTAATGAAGAAGTAATTATCAAAATAATTGGGAAAACATCTTTGGAATATCCTATGATAGACCAACAAAAATTAAGAGAAATATTATATCTTTCATTTCACAACTATAATGTATTACCAATTGAAAAATCTTTAGTGGCTAGTGATGTTGAGGATAGAATTATGATGTATCTAGCAGTAAAGAAGCTTGACGGTTTAAGTGCTAAAACACTTAAAAACTATAAATTAGAATTATTCAAACTATCTAATACAATAATTAAGCCAGTAAATCTTATCACTACCAATGACTTAAGATATTATCTAGCTATAAGAGGTAAAAATTTAAAAAGTACAAGCTTAAGTACTGTTATTAGTTATTTAAAAAGTTTCTTTGATTGGATGCATCAAGAGGAATTTATTGAAAGAGATCCTACACGCAAAATTAAGCAGCCAAAAAAAGAAAAAAGGCTTCGCCATGCATTAACTATAGATGAAATTGAAAGATTAAGAGATGCTTGTAATACTGTTCGCCAACGTGCTTTATTAGAAACACTATATGCAACAGCCTGCCGGCTAAGCGAAATAAAAGATTTAAACATTGATGATATTAACTTTTCTACTTTAACAACTAGAGTTATTGGAAAAGGTAATAAAGAAAGAATAGTTTATCTAAATGCTAAATCAAAATTATATTTACAAAAATATCTCAATACCAGAACTGATAAAAATTCAGCATTATTCGTTTCAACTAAGCATCCTTATGGGCGACTAGGTGTTAGAGCTATTGAAAGAGAAATTTCTAAAATAGGTGAGCAAGCAAAAATTCAAAAACAAATTTATCCTCATATTTTAAGGCATTCATTCGCAACACATGCTCTTGCTAGTGGCATGACATTAGACATTATACAAAGGATACTTGGTCACTCAGATCCTGCCACAACTCAAATTTATAGTGCTCTTAATGATACCGCAGTACAACAAGAGTATAAAAAACTTAATTTTTAA